One genomic window of Prosthecobacter algae includes the following:
- a CDS encoding Smr/MutS family protein codes for MEDDEPIRIPITDELDLHTFRPNEVGDLLVDYLGECQKIGIRNVRVIHGKGTGTLRIGVHAALDRMEIVEGWTWPAGERSGGWGATWVQVKGLT; via the coding sequence ATGGAAGACGACGAACCTATCCGCATCCCCATCACCGACGAGCTGGATCTGCACACCTTCCGGCCCAATGAGGTGGGGGATCTGCTGGTGGACTACCTGGGCGAATGCCAAAAGATCGGCATCCGGAATGTGCGTGTCATTCATGGCAAGGGCACCGGCACGCTGCGCATCGGCGTGCATGCCGCCTTGGATCGAATGGAGATCGTCGAAGGCTGGACCTGGCCCGCCGGGGAAAGATCCGGCGGCTGGGGTGCGACTTGGGTGCAGGTGAAAGGGCTCACCTGA
- a CDS encoding sulfite exporter TauE/SafE family protein yields the protein MNALAISGALFIGLSLGLTGAGGSIITLPVLVYVAGLPAKEAVGVSLFVVGIAALLGAVQRARAGEFHARASLLFALSGMAGATVGARLTPWVPAPVLMTLFSLLMLTVALHMWLGRPEGLSLPAECRPMRCLLAGTGVGLLTGFIGVGGGFLLVPALIKFARLPQRIATGTSLAVIAFNSAAGFFSHVGEATAHWPLALLFAGMAVVGVLLGSFFASRLPVKNLQKGFALLVFATGVYVLWQNGLSLV from the coding sequence ATGAATGCGCTTGCCATCTCGGGGGCTTTGTTCATCGGCCTGTCGCTGGGGCTGACGGGGGCTGGAGGCAGCATCATCACGCTGCCCGTGCTGGTGTATGTGGCAGGCCTGCCGGCGAAGGAGGCTGTGGGCGTCAGCCTTTTTGTGGTGGGCATCGCAGCGTTGCTGGGCGCCGTGCAGCGGGCGCGGGCGGGAGAATTCCATGCACGCGCTTCCCTGCTGTTTGCCCTTTCCGGCATGGCCGGGGCCACTGTCGGCGCACGGCTTACGCCTTGGGTCCCTGCGCCGGTTTTGATGACTCTTTTTTCGCTGCTCATGCTGACGGTGGCGCTGCATATGTGGTTAGGCCGGCCCGAAGGGCTCTCCCTGCCAGCAGAATGCCGACCCATGCGCTGTCTGTTGGCCGGGACGGGTGTGGGGCTGCTCACCGGGTTCATCGGAGTCGGCGGGGGATTTCTGCTGGTGCCTGCCTTGATCAAATTTGCCCGCTTGCCTCAGCGGATCGCGACGGGGACATCCCTGGCGGTGATCGCCTTCAATTCAGCCGCAGGTTTTTTCAGTCACGTGGGAGAGGCTACGGCGCATTGGCCCTTGGCGCTGCTGTTTGCCGGGATGGCTGTCGTGGGGGTCCTCCTGGGCAGCTTTTTTGCCAGTCGCCTGCCCGTCAAAAACCTGCAAAAGGGTTTTGCTCTCCTGGTTTTTGCCACCGGGGTCTATGTGCTGTGGCAGAATGGGCTTTCGCTGGTTTAA
- a CDS encoding rhodanese-like domain-containing protein translates to MRIWTHPALYALGGMGAAALLLWWFMDHRHGTAWAISVVRDRFPDVAQLSVAELERLVAGEAGSRPVLLDARSTEEYAVSHLPGALSLPVKTVTDETLRELAASAPYVVYCSAGYRACELARRLHQAGIHQVQNLEGGIFAWANAGHPVHRAGQPVQAVHAYHRLFSRLLKPERRQP, encoded by the coding sequence ATGCGTATTTGGACCCATCCTGCCCTCTATGCCCTTGGCGGCATGGGCGCTGCCGCACTGCTGCTCTGGTGGTTCATGGACCATCGGCACGGCACGGCCTGGGCCATCTCCGTGGTGAGAGATCGTTTTCCTGACGTGGCGCAGCTTTCGGTGGCAGAACTTGAACGCTTGGTGGCAGGCGAAGCTGGCTCGCGCCCGGTGCTTCTTGATGCTCGTTCGACTGAAGAATACGCCGTCAGCCACTTACCGGGGGCCCTTTCCCTGCCTGTGAAAACAGTGACGGATGAGACCCTGCGTGAGCTGGCTGCATCCGCCCCATACGTGGTTTATTGCTCGGCCGGGTATCGTGCCTGTGAGCTAGCACGGCGGCTGCATCAGGCGGGCATTCATCAAGTGCAGAATTTGGAAGGAGGCATCTTTGCCTGGGCCAATGCAGGCCACCCCGTTCATCGCGCAGGCCAGCCTGTGCAGGCCGTGCATGCCTATCACCGTCTTTTTTCCCGCCTGCTGAAACCGGAGCGTCGCCAGCCATGA
- a CDS encoding DsrE family protein: MKMLNFMLICMLSLLAMPPAHAADVPVIPLQVRENLRIVYQVTDDLTHEGVNKGLFYARKLINTYEGQGIAADQVHLHLVYHGTGINAVVNASARTRLKADKAENPNGEILAELVKRGVQIELCENTMQQKGVTPGELMPGVKLVVGAFPRLVDLQLQGYAYIKFE, from the coding sequence ATGAAAATGCTTAATTTCATGCTGATCTGCATGCTTTCCCTGCTGGCCATGCCACCTGCGCATGCAGCGGATGTACCCGTCATTCCGCTGCAAGTGCGGGAAAATCTGCGCATTGTCTATCAGGTTACCGATGACCTGACCCATGAGGGCGTGAACAAGGGACTGTTCTATGCCCGCAAACTCATCAACACGTATGAAGGGCAGGGCATCGCTGCGGATCAGGTTCACCTGCATCTGGTCTATCATGGCACCGGCATCAATGCCGTGGTGAATGCCAGCGCGCGGACCCGCCTGAAGGCGGACAAAGCTGAAAATCCCAATGGGGAAATTTTGGCAGAATTGGTTAAACGTGGCGTGCAGATTGAACTCTGTGAGAACACCATGCAGCAAAAAGGCGTGACGCCTGGAGAACTGATGCCTGGAGTGAAACTGGTGGTGGGTGCCTTTCCCCGGCTAGTGGATCTGCAACTCCAAGGCTACGCCTACATCAAGTTTGAGTAA
- a CDS encoding MBL fold metallo-hydrolase, producing MFLRQITDSSLAQNAYLIGCQRTGEAVIVDPERDVDRYLKLAAENGLRITAVAETHIHADYLSGAHELVERHGAKAYLSAEGGPDWQFEWAQGNPNARFLRDGDSFHVGNIELTVVFSAGHTPEHLSYLVTDHGSGATEPMGLLSGDFIFVGDVGRPDLLETAAGQAGVMESSARTLYASLRSTQRLPEHLQILPAHGAGSACGKALGAVPSSVLGYERRFNPAFKEALTQSEDEFVKDILTGQPEPPLYFARMKRDNRMGPALLPDGQLPQPRHLTAMEVPTYLAESRGVVLDLRADRTPFLQRHIKGALLAPLAGGKLPIAAGSYVEEHSPLLLIVQTPAEVEEAVRQLIRIGLDQVTAWMTVAETQEISDGLMTTQPYITPDQLQEALKAHPEALVLDVRGADEFAERHVQGARNIAYTRLAARLSEVPSNRRIYVHCGSGLRASLAVAFLAGQGREVVLVDGAFAKISSELKTTSA from the coding sequence ATGTTCCTTCGCCAAATCACCGATTCATCCCTGGCTCAAAATGCCTACCTCATTGGCTGCCAACGCACAGGTGAAGCTGTGATTGTGGACCCAGAGCGAGATGTGGACCGCTACCTCAAGCTGGCCGCTGAAAATGGCCTGCGCATCACCGCTGTGGCGGAGACCCATATCCATGCCGACTACCTCAGTGGTGCCCACGAGCTGGTGGAGCGTCATGGGGCCAAAGCCTACCTCTCTGCGGAGGGCGGACCGGATTGGCAGTTTGAATGGGCCCAAGGAAATCCCAACGCCCGCTTCCTGCGAGACGGAGATTCTTTCCATGTGGGTAACATCGAACTCACGGTGGTATTTTCCGCCGGCCATACGCCTGAGCACCTCAGTTACCTCGTCACGGACCACGGCAGTGGGGCTACGGAGCCCATGGGGCTGCTGAGTGGTGACTTCATCTTCGTGGGTGATGTGGGGCGGCCAGACCTGCTGGAAACAGCGGCCGGACAGGCGGGTGTCATGGAGTCCAGCGCCCGCACCCTTTACGCCAGCCTGCGGAGCACCCAGCGGCTGCCCGAGCATCTACAAATCCTGCCTGCGCACGGCGCTGGGAGTGCCTGCGGCAAGGCCCTGGGTGCAGTCCCCAGCAGCGTCTTGGGGTATGAGCGGCGCTTTAATCCCGCCTTTAAGGAGGCCCTCACCCAAAGTGAGGATGAGTTTGTGAAAGACATCCTCACTGGACAACCGGAGCCACCGCTGTACTTCGCCCGCATGAAGCGGGACAACCGCATGGGGCCCGCGCTGCTGCCTGACGGCCAGTTGCCCCAGCCTCGGCACCTCACTGCCATGGAAGTTCCCACCTATTTGGCGGAATCGCGTGGGGTCGTGCTGGATCTGCGTGCGGATCGTACCCCCTTCCTGCAACGGCACATCAAGGGTGCGTTGCTGGCTCCACTGGCTGGCGGGAAGCTGCCCATCGCCGCAGGATCGTATGTCGAGGAACACTCCCCGCTCCTCCTCATTGTCCAGACCCCGGCGGAGGTGGAAGAAGCCGTGCGGCAGCTCATCCGCATCGGGCTGGATCAAGTCACCGCCTGGATGACCGTGGCGGAGACGCAGGAGATCAGTGATGGGCTGATGACCACGCAGCCCTACATCACCCCAGATCAATTGCAGGAAGCCCTGAAGGCCCACCCCGAAGCTCTCGTGCTGGACGTGCGCGGGGCCGATGAATTTGCTGAGCGCCATGTCCAGGGAGCGAGGAACATCGCCTACACACGGCTAGCTGCACGGCTCTCTGAAGTGCCCAGTAACCGCCGGATCTATGTCCACTGTGGCAGCGGCCTGCGTGCCAGCCTTGCCGTGGCCTTTCTGGCCGGGCAGGGGCGTGAGGTCGTGCTGGTGGATGGCGCCTTTGCTAAAATCTCTAGCGAGTTAAAAACAACCTCCGCCTAA
- a CDS encoding rhodanese-like domain-containing protein: MQTTITPTQLNTQLQAGRCQLVDVREPVEHAEEHISQAQLIPLGELEKRASELSRDQPIVIHCRSGKRGEQALAKLQSLGFTQVQNLEGGIQAWKAAGLPVASAAKKVFPLMQQVQLTIGLGVLTGAVLSLTVHPYWIFLSAFFGAGLVFAGSTGWCGLAILLSKMPWNRIEGQACCSPKNCSAS, from the coding sequence ATGCAAACCACCATCACCCCCACCCAACTCAACACTCAGCTTCAGGCTGGCCGCTGCCAGCTCGTCGATGTCCGCGAACCCGTCGAGCATGCGGAAGAGCACATCTCCCAGGCCCAGCTCATTCCCCTGGGAGAGCTGGAAAAACGCGCTTCCGAATTGAGCCGAGACCAACCTATCGTCATCCACTGCCGCAGTGGGAAACGTGGAGAACAGGCCCTCGCGAAGCTGCAATCTTTAGGCTTTACCCAGGTGCAAAATTTGGAAGGCGGGATCCAGGCCTGGAAGGCTGCCGGGCTGCCCGTGGCCAGTGCTGCGAAAAAAGTCTTCCCCCTCATGCAGCAGGTACAGCTCACCATCGGCCTGGGGGTTCTCACGGGCGCGGTGCTGTCCCTCACGGTGCATCCTTACTGGATATTTCTCAGCGCCTTCTTCGGTGCGGGGCTGGTCTTCGCAGGCAGCACAGGCTGGTGCGGGCTGGCCATCCTGCTGTCCAAGATGCCTTGGAACCGCATCGAAGGCCAGGCCTGCTGCTCGCCCAAGAATTGTTCGGCCAGTTAA
- a CDS encoding metalloregulator ArsR/SmtB family transcription factor — protein MSDKALELVAMRFRALSEPTRLRLLNLLMQGEHTVGQLVEAAGLGQANVSKHLALLRDAGMIGMRKEGLSTYCYIADPMVNELCEMMCRRLREEMEAQARALAFDPKI, from the coding sequence ATGTCTGACAAGGCCCTGGAATTGGTGGCGATGCGCTTTCGAGCGCTGTCAGAGCCGACACGGCTGCGGCTGCTGAATCTGCTGATGCAGGGGGAACACACCGTGGGCCAACTGGTGGAGGCCGCAGGCCTGGGGCAGGCCAATGTGTCCAAGCACCTGGCCCTGCTAAGAGACGCCGGAATGATCGGCATGCGTAAAGAGGGATTGTCCACGTACTGTTACATCGCAGATCCCATGGTGAATGAGCTTTGTGAAATGATGTGCCGCCGCCTGCGGGAGGAGATGGAGGCCCAGGCACGTGCGCTGGCCTTTGACCCCAAAATCTGA
- the queG gene encoding tRNA epoxyqueuosine(34) reductase QueG, translating to MDLKTQLIAQAHELGFADCRIAHARPAAHREIYEQWVAEGKYGDMAWMARNMDRRTDPTVVQPGAKTVIVLAMNYYQGPAPATAAGGYRIARYAWNEDYHDLIVAKLKALDAFLIQHGGTQRYYVDTGPVLERDFASEAGLGWGGKSTMQIHRQLGTWFFLAELISTLDLAVDTPARDLCGKCTRCMVACPTQAITAPRRMDARRCVSYLTIESKGPIPLEFRRAMGDRIYGCDDCLSACPWNKFAQLSQEATFQARETMFNQKLRDFLTLTDESFRALFAKSPIKRIKRPAFLRNVCVALGNVGTQEDVPALETAAQDDHPLIAEHAEWALQEIQTRGNKV from the coding sequence ATGGATCTCAAGACCCAGCTCATCGCCCAAGCTCATGAACTGGGCTTTGCCGACTGCCGAATCGCCCATGCCAGACCAGCGGCGCACCGGGAGATCTATGAGCAATGGGTGGCTGAGGGGAAATATGGCGACATGGCCTGGATGGCGCGGAACATGGACCGCCGCACAGACCCAACCGTGGTGCAGCCGGGGGCCAAGACGGTGATCGTGCTGGCCATGAATTATTATCAAGGGCCTGCGCCAGCCACCGCCGCTGGCGGCTACCGCATCGCCCGTTATGCCTGGAATGAGGATTACCATGACCTCATCGTGGCCAAGCTCAAGGCGCTGGATGCCTTTCTCATCCAGCATGGCGGCACGCAGAGATACTATGTGGATACCGGCCCGGTGCTGGAGCGGGATTTTGCCAGCGAGGCTGGGCTAGGCTGGGGCGGGAAAAGCACCATGCAGATCCACCGCCAACTCGGCACGTGGTTTTTCCTAGCCGAACTCATCAGCACCCTGGACCTGGCCGTGGATACCCCCGCCCGTGACCTGTGTGGCAAATGCACCCGCTGCATGGTGGCCTGCCCCACCCAGGCCATCACCGCCCCACGCCGCATGGATGCACGCCGCTGTGTGAGCTACCTCACCATTGAGAGCAAAGGCCCCATTCCTCTGGAATTTCGCCGGGCCATGGGTGACCGGATTTATGGCTGTGACGACTGCCTCAGCGCCTGCCCTTGGAACAAGTTTGCCCAGCTTTCCCAGGAAGCGACCTTTCAGGCCCGAGAGACCATGTTTAACCAAAAGTTGCGCGATTTCCTCACCCTCACAGATGAATCTTTTCGCGCCCTGTTTGCCAAATCTCCCATCAAGCGTATCAAACGCCCGGCCTTTCTCCGCAATGTCTGCGTGGCTCTCGGCAATGTGGGCACGCAAGAGGATGTGCCCGCCCTGGAGACAGCCGCGCAGGATGATCACCCACTGATCGCCGAGCACGCCGAGTGGGCCCTTCAGGAAATCCAGACACGCGGCAACAAAGTATAG
- a CDS encoding PEP-CTERM sorting domain-containing protein (PEP-CTERM proteins occur, often in large numbers, in the proteomes of bacteria that also encode an exosortase, a predicted intramembrane cysteine proteinase. The presence of a PEP-CTERM domain at a protein's C-terminus predicts cleavage within the sorting domain, followed by covalent anchoring to some some component of the (usually Gram-negative) cell surface. Many PEP-CTERM proteins exhibit an unusual sequence composition that includes large numbers of potential glycosylation sites. Expression of one such protein has been shown restore the ability of a bacterium to form floc, a type of biofilm.): protein MKCLLLIAVLTTPAGAWASTLLYSHTGAANPTTEGWIRTSTTTVVAEAFDDDGRDVWRVYDPGLSSGGTSLTYAAVMNATLASATMASGWDLSATLSIPTDDPSIGSAIGTDSNAWVGLIVNETPTNRRAWALMFGRAANGDTLVAAYGVSGTRTLSPGYHDYSLIYDPVTALATITIDGEVWKTYSGSSIAGNGTQQVYWGDNNGQATIIPPRTVYYESIQFSTVPEPSRMLLLGLGVIPSILRRKRR from the coding sequence ATGAAATGCCTGCTCTTGATCGCTGTCCTGACCACCCCCGCAGGGGCTTGGGCTTCAACGCTGCTTTACTCCCATACCGGCGCGGCCAATCCTACGACTGAGGGTTGGATCCGCACATCCACCACCACCGTCGTGGCGGAAGCTTTCGATGACGATGGTCGCGACGTCTGGCGGGTCTATGATCCGGGCCTTAGCAGTGGCGGCACCAGCCTGACTTACGCCGCCGTCATGAACGCAACCTTGGCGAGTGCCACGATGGCCTCCGGCTGGGATCTTTCCGCCACCCTCAGCATCCCCACAGATGATCCCAGCATCGGCAGCGCCATCGGCACAGACAGCAATGCCTGGGTAGGGCTCATCGTGAACGAGACCCCCACCAACCGCCGCGCCTGGGCCCTGATGTTCGGGCGTGCAGCCAATGGTGACACTTTGGTGGCTGCCTACGGGGTATCCGGTACGCGCACGCTTTCCCCTGGCTATCACGACTACAGCCTCATTTATGATCCGGTGACCGCCCTGGCGACCATCACCATTGATGGCGAAGTGTGGAAGACCTATTCGGGATCCAGCATCGCAGGGAACGGGACACAGCAGGTTTACTGGGGCGATAACAATGGCCAGGCCACCATCATCCCACCCCGCACGGTCTATTACGAGTCCATCCAGTTTTCCACTGTGCCCGAGCCTTCCCGAATGCTGCTTCTCGGTCTCGGTGTGATCCCCTCCATCCTGCGCCGCAAACGCCGTTAG
- a CDS encoding phosphopantetheine-binding protein: MPDISPEAVITLILQHQIVETDEALMADADLFAKGLDSMAMMQLMLHLEREFGVRISPADMTRNHFATARVLAGWLSHPNRSAA, from the coding sequence ATGCCAGACATCTCACCTGAAGCCGTCATCACCCTCATCCTTCAGCACCAGATTGTGGAAACAGACGAGGCCCTGATGGCCGATGCGGACCTGTTCGCCAAAGGGCTCGACTCGATGGCCATGATGCAGCTCATGCTCCATCTGGAGCGGGAATTCGGCGTGCGCATCTCGCCTGCCGACATGACGCGCAATCACTTCGCCACCGCCCGGGTGCTCGCCGGCTGGCTTTCCCACCCCAACCGCAGCGCCGCATGA